One Benincasa hispida cultivar B227 chromosome 5, ASM972705v1, whole genome shotgun sequence genomic window carries:
- the LOC120077646 gene encoding ribonuclease E/G-like protein, chloroplastic isoform X2 — translation MLNIARGINFKYNYFIKEETLPSSNIIWRTGPEFSLSLPQTVKHNKQIMVRDSWMRFTVTRPSVFTWDSWIEEQPLKSLPAEDECEIEEDCPKSDPIEPYVNLNGTMIYDKLYSDHEKPMDSTSQSSDSHRHQPVEEPWLPLFFDPSKNVFEPDLLKSDVTVKEETTVLETRDHLLEDAASLLPASGADTMLKDPISTIILINSSICTMQRIAVLEEGKLVELLLEPVKSNVQCDSVYLGLISKLVPHMGGAFVNIGNSRPSLMDIKQNREPFIFPPFRQRINKQVVNGSIQGQLTSQDESTSMLSVHDDHEDVEVEDNFDVSEVLRENVNGSMVDDDGDLDADFEDCIDDKGHHLEGHASISCSATANYSSGSQLSFLQDGKDSKQTTTDENKWLQVRKGTKIIVQVVKEGLGTKGPTLTAYPQLRSRFWILITRCDRIGISKKISGVERTRLRVIAKTLQPQGFGLTVRTVAAGHSLEELQKDLEGLISTWKTIIEHAKSAALAADEGVEGAVPVILHRAMGQTLSVVQDYFNEKVKKMVVDSPRTYHEVTNYLQEIAPDLCDRVELFHERIPLFDKFNIEEEINGILSKRVPLANGGSLIIEQTEALVSIDVNGGHGVFGQASSQEKAILEVNLAAARQIARELRLRDIGGIIVVDFIDMADESNKRLVYEEVKKAVERDRSMVKVSELSRHGLMEMTRKRVRPSVTFMISEPCACCHATGRVEALETSFSKIEQEICRQLATMKLKPDPENPKSWPKFILRVDHHMCDYLTSGKRTKLATLSSSLKVWIILKVARGFTRGSFEVKSFADDKLSRSENQAPMSLLQPLEGRSNNSSKKVTLFPVKKWKGTGR, via the exons ATGTTGAAT ATAGCTCGTGGCATAAATTTCAAGTACAATTATTTTATCAAGGAAGAAACATTGCCTTCATCTAACATCATTTGGAGGACTGGGCCTGAGTTTTCTCTATCCCTACCTCAAACTGTCAAACATAATAAACAAATCATGGTGAGGGATTCGTGGATGAGGTTTACTGTCACACGCCCTTCAGTTTTCACATGGGATTCATGGATAGAGGAACAACCATTGAAATCTCTTCCAGCCGAGG ATGAATGTGAAATTGAAGAAGACTGTCCTAAGAGTGATCCTATTGAGCCCTATGTAAATTTAAATGGTACCATGATATATGATAAATTGTACTCTGATCATGAGAAACCGATGGATTCTACAAGTCAGAGCTCAGATTCTCATAGACATCAACCTGTTGAGGAACCATGGCTACCCCTCTTTTTTGATCCGTCTAAGAATGTGTTTGAACCTGATTTGCTGAAAAGTGATGTCACTGTAAAAGAAGAGACAACTGTACTTGAAACTCGAGATCACCTATTGGAAGATGCAGCAAGTCTGTTGCCAGCATCTGGGGCTGATACAATGTTGAAGGACCCTATTTCTACCATCATACTGATTAATTCGTCAATATGCACGATGCAGCGGATTGCTGTATTGGAAGAAGGAAAATTGGTAGAGCTGCTACTGGAACCGGTTAAAAGCAATGTGCAGTGTGATAGTGTGTATTTAGGGCTTATCTCAAAACTTGTTCCTCATATGGGCGGTGCATTTGTAAATATTGGAAACTCCAGACCTTCTCTAATGGACATTAAGCAAAACAGAGAACCTTTCATATTTCCTCCTTTTCGTCAAAGGATAAATAAACAAGTGGTCAATGGCTCCATACAAGGTCAACTGACATCACAAGATGAAAGTACTTCGATGCTGTCTGTGCATGATGACCACGAGGATGTTGAAGTTGAGGATAACTTTGATGTTTCAGAGGTTCTTAGAGAAAATGTGAATGGTAGCATGGTAGATGATGATGGTGATCTAGATGCTGACTTTGAAGACTGCATAGATGATAAGGGACATCATTTAGAAGGCCATGCTAGCATCAGTTGTTCAGCTACTGCAAATTATTCTAGTGGTTCTCAATTATCTTTTCTCCAAGATGGAAAGGATTCGAAGCAGACCACGACTGATGAAAATAAGTGGCTCCAAGTTCGGAAAGGCACCAAAATAATAGTGCAGGTTGTCAAAGAGGGGCTAGGGACTAAAGGTCCAACACTGACTGCTTACCCACAACTCAGAAGCAGATTTTGG ATATTGATAACTCGTTGTGATAGAATTGGCATCTCAAAGAAAATTTCTGGTGTTGAGCGGACGCGCTTAAGGGTTATAGCTAAAACCTTACAGCCTCAAGGCTTTGGTTTGACTGTAAGAACAGTTGCTGCTGGTCATTCTTTAGAAGAATTACAAAAAGATTTGGAGGGTCTAATTTCAACTTGGAAAACTATAATAGAACATGCAAAATCAGCTGCTCTAGCTGCAGATGAAGGTGTTGAGGGGGCAGTTCCAGTTATTCTCCATAGGGCCATGGGTCAAACACTTTCAGTTGTGCAAGATTATTTTAATGAGAAG GTTAAAAAAATGGTAGTCGACTCTCCAAGGACATACCATGAG GTCACTAATTACCTTCAGGAAATTGCTCCTGATCTATGTGATCGAGTTGAGTTATTCCATGAAAGAATACCCCTTTTCGATAAATTCAATATTGAAGAAGAGATCAATGGTATTCTCAGCAAAAG GGTTCCACTTGCTAATGGAGGTTCTCTAATAATTGAACAAACTGAGGCTCTAGTTTCCATCGATGTGAATGGAGGACATGGGGTGTTTGGTCAAGCATCTTCGCAGGAGAAAGCTATTCTAGAGGTCAACCTTGCTGCTGCAAGACAG ATAGCAAGGGAATTACGATTGAGAGATATAGGTGGAATAATTGTAGTAGATTTCATTGACATGGCAGACGAAT CAAATAAGAGATTAGTCTATGAAGAAGTAAAGAAAGCGGTTGAGAGAGACAGGTCAATGGTGAAAGTTTCTGAGTTATCCAGGCACGGACTCATGGAAATGACAAGAAAGAGG GTTCGGCCAAGTGTAACGTTTATGATCAGTGAACCATGTGCTTGCTGTCATGCTACTGGAAGAGTTGAAGCTCTGGAAACCTCCTTTTCAAAAATCGAGCAGGAAATCTGTCGGCAGCTT GCAACAATGAAGCTGAAACCAGATCCTGAAAATCCAAAATCCTGGCCAAAGTTCATTTTAAGGGTCGACCATCACATGTGTGATTACTTGACTTCAGGAAAAAGGACAAAACTTGCAACCTTGAGCAGTTCTCTGAAAGTTTGGATCATTTTGAAG GTAGCTAGAGGATTCACCAGAGGATCATTTGAGGTGAAATCATTCGCAGATGATAAGTTGAGCAGAAGTGAAAATCAAGCACCAATGTCTTTGTTACAGCCATTGGAGGGTAGAAGTAACAACTCTAGCAAAAAAGTGACCCTTTTTCCGGTTAAAAAGTGGAAAGGGACTGGGAGATAA
- the LOC120077646 gene encoding ribonuclease E/G-like protein, chloroplastic isoform X1 yields the protein MGSQFLCPCSSELHHQPRFMGVPEASSSPHHLVLHRRLRLSGSWSLWTDKFLSLSQYIYLHMPLGKMRFRLCTGQNNYVGGSPVMSTKKGVCKVVWTIEADLETDQLLYLTGDPIALGSWEPNMAIQMSPTRHANLWKAEAKIARGINFKYNYFIKEETLPSSNIIWRTGPEFSLSLPQTVKHNKQIMVRDSWMRFTVTRPSVFTWDSWIEEQPLKSLPAEDECEIEEDCPKSDPIEPYVNLNGTMIYDKLYSDHEKPMDSTSQSSDSHRHQPVEEPWLPLFFDPSKNVFEPDLLKSDVTVKEETTVLETRDHLLEDAASLLPASGADTMLKDPISTIILINSSICTMQRIAVLEEGKLVELLLEPVKSNVQCDSVYLGLISKLVPHMGGAFVNIGNSRPSLMDIKQNREPFIFPPFRQRINKQVVNGSIQGQLTSQDESTSMLSVHDDHEDVEVEDNFDVSEVLRENVNGSMVDDDGDLDADFEDCIDDKGHHLEGHASISCSATANYSSGSQLSFLQDGKDSKQTTTDENKWLQVRKGTKIIVQVVKEGLGTKGPTLTAYPQLRSRFWILITRCDRIGISKKISGVERTRLRVIAKTLQPQGFGLTVRTVAAGHSLEELQKDLEGLISTWKTIIEHAKSAALAADEGVEGAVPVILHRAMGQTLSVVQDYFNEKVKKMVVDSPRTYHEVTNYLQEIAPDLCDRVELFHERIPLFDKFNIEEEINGILSKRVPLANGGSLIIEQTEALVSIDVNGGHGVFGQASSQEKAILEVNLAAARQIARELRLRDIGGIIVVDFIDMADESNKRLVYEEVKKAVERDRSMVKVSELSRHGLMEMTRKRVRPSVTFMISEPCACCHATGRVEALETSFSKIEQEICRQLATMKLKPDPENPKSWPKFILRVDHHMCDYLTSGKRTKLATLSSSLKVWIILKVARGFTRGSFEVKSFADDKLSRSENQAPMSLLQPLEGRSNNSSKKVTLFPVKKWKGTGR from the exons ATGGGTTCTCAGTTTCTCTGCCCTTGTTCCTCTGAGCTTCATCATCAACCTCGGTTCATGGGTGTTCCTGAGGCTTCTTCGTCGCCTCACCATCTCGTATTGCACCGCCGCTTGCGCCTCTCTGGCTCTTGGTCACTATGGACCGACAAGTTTTTATCTCTATCTCA GTATATATACCTGCATATGCCTCTTGGAAAGATGAGATTCCGTCTCTGCACAGGGCAGAATAATTATGTTGGAGGATCGCCTGTAATGTCGACCAAAAAAG GAGTATGCAAAGTAGTTTGGACTATTGAAGCTGATTTGGAAACTGATCAACTTCTTTATCTAACTGGGGACCCTATCGCATTAGGGTCCTGGGAACCGAATATGGCGATACAAATGTCTCCTACGCGTCATGCTAACTTATGGAAGGCTGAAGCCAAG ATAGCTCGTGGCATAAATTTCAAGTACAATTATTTTATCAAGGAAGAAACATTGCCTTCATCTAACATCATTTGGAGGACTGGGCCTGAGTTTTCTCTATCCCTACCTCAAACTGTCAAACATAATAAACAAATCATGGTGAGGGATTCGTGGATGAGGTTTACTGTCACACGCCCTTCAGTTTTCACATGGGATTCATGGATAGAGGAACAACCATTGAAATCTCTTCCAGCCGAGG ATGAATGTGAAATTGAAGAAGACTGTCCTAAGAGTGATCCTATTGAGCCCTATGTAAATTTAAATGGTACCATGATATATGATAAATTGTACTCTGATCATGAGAAACCGATGGATTCTACAAGTCAGAGCTCAGATTCTCATAGACATCAACCTGTTGAGGAACCATGGCTACCCCTCTTTTTTGATCCGTCTAAGAATGTGTTTGAACCTGATTTGCTGAAAAGTGATGTCACTGTAAAAGAAGAGACAACTGTACTTGAAACTCGAGATCACCTATTGGAAGATGCAGCAAGTCTGTTGCCAGCATCTGGGGCTGATACAATGTTGAAGGACCCTATTTCTACCATCATACTGATTAATTCGTCAATATGCACGATGCAGCGGATTGCTGTATTGGAAGAAGGAAAATTGGTAGAGCTGCTACTGGAACCGGTTAAAAGCAATGTGCAGTGTGATAGTGTGTATTTAGGGCTTATCTCAAAACTTGTTCCTCATATGGGCGGTGCATTTGTAAATATTGGAAACTCCAGACCTTCTCTAATGGACATTAAGCAAAACAGAGAACCTTTCATATTTCCTCCTTTTCGTCAAAGGATAAATAAACAAGTGGTCAATGGCTCCATACAAGGTCAACTGACATCACAAGATGAAAGTACTTCGATGCTGTCTGTGCATGATGACCACGAGGATGTTGAAGTTGAGGATAACTTTGATGTTTCAGAGGTTCTTAGAGAAAATGTGAATGGTAGCATGGTAGATGATGATGGTGATCTAGATGCTGACTTTGAAGACTGCATAGATGATAAGGGACATCATTTAGAAGGCCATGCTAGCATCAGTTGTTCAGCTACTGCAAATTATTCTAGTGGTTCTCAATTATCTTTTCTCCAAGATGGAAAGGATTCGAAGCAGACCACGACTGATGAAAATAAGTGGCTCCAAGTTCGGAAAGGCACCAAAATAATAGTGCAGGTTGTCAAAGAGGGGCTAGGGACTAAAGGTCCAACACTGACTGCTTACCCACAACTCAGAAGCAGATTTTGG ATATTGATAACTCGTTGTGATAGAATTGGCATCTCAAAGAAAATTTCTGGTGTTGAGCGGACGCGCTTAAGGGTTATAGCTAAAACCTTACAGCCTCAAGGCTTTGGTTTGACTGTAAGAACAGTTGCTGCTGGTCATTCTTTAGAAGAATTACAAAAAGATTTGGAGGGTCTAATTTCAACTTGGAAAACTATAATAGAACATGCAAAATCAGCTGCTCTAGCTGCAGATGAAGGTGTTGAGGGGGCAGTTCCAGTTATTCTCCATAGGGCCATGGGTCAAACACTTTCAGTTGTGCAAGATTATTTTAATGAGAAG GTTAAAAAAATGGTAGTCGACTCTCCAAGGACATACCATGAG GTCACTAATTACCTTCAGGAAATTGCTCCTGATCTATGTGATCGAGTTGAGTTATTCCATGAAAGAATACCCCTTTTCGATAAATTCAATATTGAAGAAGAGATCAATGGTATTCTCAGCAAAAG GGTTCCACTTGCTAATGGAGGTTCTCTAATAATTGAACAAACTGAGGCTCTAGTTTCCATCGATGTGAATGGAGGACATGGGGTGTTTGGTCAAGCATCTTCGCAGGAGAAAGCTATTCTAGAGGTCAACCTTGCTGCTGCAAGACAG ATAGCAAGGGAATTACGATTGAGAGATATAGGTGGAATAATTGTAGTAGATTTCATTGACATGGCAGACGAAT CAAATAAGAGATTAGTCTATGAAGAAGTAAAGAAAGCGGTTGAGAGAGACAGGTCAATGGTGAAAGTTTCTGAGTTATCCAGGCACGGACTCATGGAAATGACAAGAAAGAGG GTTCGGCCAAGTGTAACGTTTATGATCAGTGAACCATGTGCTTGCTGTCATGCTACTGGAAGAGTTGAAGCTCTGGAAACCTCCTTTTCAAAAATCGAGCAGGAAATCTGTCGGCAGCTT GCAACAATGAAGCTGAAACCAGATCCTGAAAATCCAAAATCCTGGCCAAAGTTCATTTTAAGGGTCGACCATCACATGTGTGATTACTTGACTTCAGGAAAAAGGACAAAACTTGCAACCTTGAGCAGTTCTCTGAAAGTTTGGATCATTTTGAAG GTAGCTAGAGGATTCACCAGAGGATCATTTGAGGTGAAATCATTCGCAGATGATAAGTTGAGCAGAAGTGAAAATCAAGCACCAATGTCTTTGTTACAGCCATTGGAGGGTAGAAGTAACAACTCTAGCAAAAAAGTGACCCTTTTTCCGGTTAAAAAGTGGAAAGGGACTGGGAGATAA
- the LOC120077646 gene encoding ribonuclease E/G-like protein, chloroplastic isoform X3, translated as MGFMDRGTTIEISSSRGDLTDECEIEEDCPKSDPIEPYVNLNGTMIYDKLYSDHEKPMDSTSQSSDSHRHQPVEEPWLPLFFDPSKNVFEPDLLKSDVTVKEETTVLETRDHLLEDAASLLPASGADTMLKDPISTIILINSSICTMQRIAVLEEGKLVELLLEPVKSNVQCDSVYLGLISKLVPHMGGAFVNIGNSRPSLMDIKQNREPFIFPPFRQRINKQVVNGSIQGQLTSQDESTSMLSVHDDHEDVEVEDNFDVSEVLRENVNGSMVDDDGDLDADFEDCIDDKGHHLEGHASISCSATANYSSGSQLSFLQDGKDSKQTTTDENKWLQVRKGTKIIVQVVKEGLGTKGPTLTAYPQLRSRFWILITRCDRIGISKKISGVERTRLRVIAKTLQPQGFGLTVRTVAAGHSLEELQKDLEGLISTWKTIIEHAKSAALAADEGVEGAVPVILHRAMGQTLSVVQDYFNEKVKKMVVDSPRTYHEVTNYLQEIAPDLCDRVELFHERIPLFDKFNIEEEINGILSKRVPLANGGSLIIEQTEALVSIDVNGGHGVFGQASSQEKAILEVNLAAARQIARELRLRDIGGIIVVDFIDMADESNKRLVYEEVKKAVERDRSMVKVSELSRHGLMEMTRKRVRPSVTFMISEPCACCHATGRVEALETSFSKIEQEICRQLATMKLKPDPENPKSWPKFILRVDHHMCDYLTSGKRTKLATLSSSLKVWIILKVARGFTRGSFEVKSFADDKLSRSENQAPMSLLQPLEGRSNNSSKKVTLFPVKKWKGTGR; from the exons ATGGGATTCATGGATAGAGGAACAACCATTGAAATCTCTTCCAGCCGAGG TGATTTGACAGATGAATGTGAAATTGAAGAAGACTGTCCTAAGAGTGATCCTATTGAGCCCTATGTAAATTTAAATGGTACCATGATATATGATAAATTGTACTCTGATCATGAGAAACCGATGGATTCTACAAGTCAGAGCTCAGATTCTCATAGACATCAACCTGTTGAGGAACCATGGCTACCCCTCTTTTTTGATCCGTCTAAGAATGTGTTTGAACCTGATTTGCTGAAAAGTGATGTCACTGTAAAAGAAGAGACAACTGTACTTGAAACTCGAGATCACCTATTGGAAGATGCAGCAAGTCTGTTGCCAGCATCTGGGGCTGATACAATGTTGAAGGACCCTATTTCTACCATCATACTGATTAATTCGTCAATATGCACGATGCAGCGGATTGCTGTATTGGAAGAAGGAAAATTGGTAGAGCTGCTACTGGAACCGGTTAAAAGCAATGTGCAGTGTGATAGTGTGTATTTAGGGCTTATCTCAAAACTTGTTCCTCATATGGGCGGTGCATTTGTAAATATTGGAAACTCCAGACCTTCTCTAATGGACATTAAGCAAAACAGAGAACCTTTCATATTTCCTCCTTTTCGTCAAAGGATAAATAAACAAGTGGTCAATGGCTCCATACAAGGTCAACTGACATCACAAGATGAAAGTACTTCGATGCTGTCTGTGCATGATGACCACGAGGATGTTGAAGTTGAGGATAACTTTGATGTTTCAGAGGTTCTTAGAGAAAATGTGAATGGTAGCATGGTAGATGATGATGGTGATCTAGATGCTGACTTTGAAGACTGCATAGATGATAAGGGACATCATTTAGAAGGCCATGCTAGCATCAGTTGTTCAGCTACTGCAAATTATTCTAGTGGTTCTCAATTATCTTTTCTCCAAGATGGAAAGGATTCGAAGCAGACCACGACTGATGAAAATAAGTGGCTCCAAGTTCGGAAAGGCACCAAAATAATAGTGCAGGTTGTCAAAGAGGGGCTAGGGACTAAAGGTCCAACACTGACTGCTTACCCACAACTCAGAAGCAGATTTTGG ATATTGATAACTCGTTGTGATAGAATTGGCATCTCAAAGAAAATTTCTGGTGTTGAGCGGACGCGCTTAAGGGTTATAGCTAAAACCTTACAGCCTCAAGGCTTTGGTTTGACTGTAAGAACAGTTGCTGCTGGTCATTCTTTAGAAGAATTACAAAAAGATTTGGAGGGTCTAATTTCAACTTGGAAAACTATAATAGAACATGCAAAATCAGCTGCTCTAGCTGCAGATGAAGGTGTTGAGGGGGCAGTTCCAGTTATTCTCCATAGGGCCATGGGTCAAACACTTTCAGTTGTGCAAGATTATTTTAATGAGAAG GTTAAAAAAATGGTAGTCGACTCTCCAAGGACATACCATGAG GTCACTAATTACCTTCAGGAAATTGCTCCTGATCTATGTGATCGAGTTGAGTTATTCCATGAAAGAATACCCCTTTTCGATAAATTCAATATTGAAGAAGAGATCAATGGTATTCTCAGCAAAAG GGTTCCACTTGCTAATGGAGGTTCTCTAATAATTGAACAAACTGAGGCTCTAGTTTCCATCGATGTGAATGGAGGACATGGGGTGTTTGGTCAAGCATCTTCGCAGGAGAAAGCTATTCTAGAGGTCAACCTTGCTGCTGCAAGACAG ATAGCAAGGGAATTACGATTGAGAGATATAGGTGGAATAATTGTAGTAGATTTCATTGACATGGCAGACGAAT CAAATAAGAGATTAGTCTATGAAGAAGTAAAGAAAGCGGTTGAGAGAGACAGGTCAATGGTGAAAGTTTCTGAGTTATCCAGGCACGGACTCATGGAAATGACAAGAAAGAGG GTTCGGCCAAGTGTAACGTTTATGATCAGTGAACCATGTGCTTGCTGTCATGCTACTGGAAGAGTTGAAGCTCTGGAAACCTCCTTTTCAAAAATCGAGCAGGAAATCTGTCGGCAGCTT GCAACAATGAAGCTGAAACCAGATCCTGAAAATCCAAAATCCTGGCCAAAGTTCATTTTAAGGGTCGACCATCACATGTGTGATTACTTGACTTCAGGAAAAAGGACAAAACTTGCAACCTTGAGCAGTTCTCTGAAAGTTTGGATCATTTTGAAG GTAGCTAGAGGATTCACCAGAGGATCATTTGAGGTGAAATCATTCGCAGATGATAAGTTGAGCAGAAGTGAAAATCAAGCACCAATGTCTTTGTTACAGCCATTGGAGGGTAGAAGTAACAACTCTAGCAAAAAAGTGACCCTTTTTCCGGTTAAAAAGTGGAAAGGGACTGGGAGATAA
- the LOC120077648 gene encoding probable E3 ubiquitin-protein ligase XERICO isoform X1 produces the protein MAERTLNWPNQDELISNLYHLNNSTTFLEFSPFFDTTLSVSPLFSRIEVVFPAIPTEFVKFVLTTMGLSSLPAPSEGVLNVILVNTALSISMFKCIVRLILHMIGIRLSWPSSLVSSTDSFESSSELGDSNFGSSWSYLEMFRNRYLSIRFDKIQGSERREHDCSVCLTQFEPESEINILSCGHLFHTECLEKWLDYWNITCPLCRTPLMSEEEKSCFW, from the exons ATGGCCGAAAGGACACTGAATTGGCCGAATCAAGATGAGCTGATCAGCAATCTTTACCATCTAAACAATTCCACTACTTTTCTTGAGTTTTCCCCCTTTTTCGATACTACTCTCTCTGTTTCTCCTCTGTTCTCGAGGATCGAAG TTGTTTTTCCGGCTATACCGACCGAGTTCGTGAAGTTCGTTTTAACTACAATGGGTCTCTCCAGTCTTCCAGCTCCATCTGAAGGAGTTCTGAATGTGATTCTTGTAAACACTGCACTGTCCATTTCCATGTTCAAATGCATTGTTCGTTTGATCCTTCACATGATAGGAATCCGTCTCTCATGGCCATCATCCTTAGTCTCATCAACAGATTCCTTTGAAAGTTCCTCAGAGTTGGGAGATTCCAATTTTGGCTCCTCTTGGAGTTACCTCGAGATGTTTCGGAACCGATATCTGAGTATTAGATTTGATAAAATACAGGGTTCAGAACGTCGTGAACATGACTGCTCGGTCTGCCTAACTCAATTTGAACCTGAATCTGAGATAAATATCTTATCTTGTGGTCATCTTTTTCACACAGAATGCTTGGAGAAGTGGCTGGACTACTGGAACATCACATGCCCTCTTTGCAGAACTCCTCTAATGTCTGAAGAAGAGAAATCGTGCTTTTGGTGA
- the LOC120077648 gene encoding probable E3 ubiquitin-protein ligase XERICO isoform X2 gives MGLSSLPAPSEGVLNVILVNTALSISMFKCIVRLILHMIGIRLSWPSSLVSSTDSFESSSELGDSNFGSSWSYLEMFRNRYLSIRFDKIQGSERREHDCSVCLTQFEPESEINILSCGHLFHTECLEKWLDYWNITCPLCRTPLMSEEEKSCFW, from the coding sequence ATGGGTCTCTCCAGTCTTCCAGCTCCATCTGAAGGAGTTCTGAATGTGATTCTTGTAAACACTGCACTGTCCATTTCCATGTTCAAATGCATTGTTCGTTTGATCCTTCACATGATAGGAATCCGTCTCTCATGGCCATCATCCTTAGTCTCATCAACAGATTCCTTTGAAAGTTCCTCAGAGTTGGGAGATTCCAATTTTGGCTCCTCTTGGAGTTACCTCGAGATGTTTCGGAACCGATATCTGAGTATTAGATTTGATAAAATACAGGGTTCAGAACGTCGTGAACATGACTGCTCGGTCTGCCTAACTCAATTTGAACCTGAATCTGAGATAAATATCTTATCTTGTGGTCATCTTTTTCACACAGAATGCTTGGAGAAGTGGCTGGACTACTGGAACATCACATGCCCTCTTTGCAGAACTCCTCTAATGTCTGAAGAAGAGAAATCGTGCTTTTGGTGA